From Pseudomonas sp. StFLB209, a single genomic window includes:
- the otnK gene encoding 3-oxo-tetronate kinase produces the protein MTVTSRPLLGCIADDFTGATDLANMLVRGGMRTVQSIGIPSAEVAAGLDADAIVIALKSRTTPAAEAVDESLAALEWLRERGCEQIFFKYCSTFDSTAAGNIGQVSEALLARLGGDFSIACPAFPENGRTIFRGHLFVQDQLLSESGMQNHPLTPMGDANLVRVLQAQTKGKVGLLRYDTVAKGSDAVRARIAELRAEGVSMAIADAVSDADLYTLGAACADLPLLTGGSGLALGLPGNFRKAGKLRDIDAAQSIAIEGGEVVLAGSASLATNGQVLAWLEAGRPALRIDPLALAAGQPVVGQALAFARDAGQTVLIYATSTPDEVKAVQEKLGAERAGAMVEEALGQIAKGLFDAGVRRFVVAGGETSGSVVQALGVQLLKIGAQIDPGVPATVSDGEQPLALALKSGNFGARDFFAKALKQLAGAV, from the coding sequence ATGACGGTTACTTCCCGCCCGCTGCTCGGTTGCATCGCTGATGACTTCACCGGCGCCACGGACCTGGCCAACATGCTGGTACGCGGCGGCATGCGCACCGTACAGAGCATCGGCATCCCCAGCGCCGAAGTGGCTGCCGGCCTTGATGCCGACGCCATTGTCATCGCGCTGAAGTCGCGCACCACCCCGGCCGCCGAGGCGGTGGATGAATCCCTCGCCGCGCTGGAGTGGCTGCGCGAGCGTGGCTGCGAGCAGATCTTCTTCAAATACTGCTCGACCTTCGACTCCACTGCCGCCGGTAACATCGGCCAGGTCAGCGAAGCACTGCTGGCCAGACTGGGCGGTGACTTCAGCATCGCCTGCCCGGCGTTTCCGGAAAACGGCCGGACCATTTTCCGTGGCCACCTGTTTGTCCAGGACCAGTTGCTCAGCGAGTCGGGGATGCAGAATCACCCGCTGACACCGATGGGCGACGCCAACCTGGTGCGCGTGCTGCAAGCACAAACCAAGGGCAAAGTCGGTCTGCTGCGCTATGACACCGTGGCCAAGGGCAGCGACGCGGTGCGTGCGCGCATTGCCGAGCTGCGCGCCGAGGGCGTGAGCATGGCGATTGCCGATGCCGTGTCCGATGCCGACCTCTACACCCTGGGTGCAGCCTGTGCCGACCTGCCGCTGCTGACCGGCGGTTCCGGCCTGGCGCTGGGCCTGCCGGGCAACTTCCGCAAGGCCGGCAAGCTGCGCGACATCGACGCGGCCCAGAGCATTGCCATCGAAGGCGGTGAAGTGGTACTGGCCGGCAGTGCTTCGCTGGCCACCAATGGTCAGGTGCTGGCCTGGCTGGAAGCCGGTCGCCCGGCGCTGCGCATCGACCCGCTGGCGCTGGCCGCCGGTCAACCGGTGGTCGGGCAGGCGCTGGCCTTTGCCCGTGACGCCGGCCAGACCGTACTGATCTACGCCACCAGCACCCCGGACGAAGTCAAAGCGGTGCAGGAAAAACTCGGTGCCGAGCGTGCCGGTGCCATGGTTGAAGAGGCGCTGGGGCAGATCGCCAAGGGTCTGTTCGACGCGGGCGTGCGACGCTTTGTGGTCGCTGGCGGCGAGACCTCCGGCTCGGTGGTTCAGGCGCTGGGCGTGCAACTGCTGAAAATCGGCGCCCAGATCGACCCCGGTGTACCGGCGACAGTCAGCGACGGTGAACAGCCGCTGGCCCTGGCCCTCAAGTCGGGCAACTTCGGCGCCCGCGACTTCTTCGCCAAAGCCCTCAAGCAATTGGCAGGAGCGGTCTGA
- the ltnD gene encoding L-threonate dehydrogenase — protein MATQVVFRGARDVQRRRPRMTAMTQSNVGVIGLGAMGLGIARSLLRNGFKVHACDVRSEVVQAFANEGGVAAASPAALAGACDIIITVVVNAEQTETVLFGDNGAVAALRPGSLVIGCATVAPTFAVELGQRLADQGLLYLDAPISGGAAKAAAGQMTMMTSAPADAYAKAEAVLAGMAGKVYRLGDVHGLGSKVKIINQLLAGVHIAASAEAMALGLREGVDADALYEVITNSAGNSWMFENRVPHILNADYTPLSAVDIFVKDLGLVLDTARTSKFPLPLSATAHQMFMQASSAGFGREDDSAVIKIFPGIELPKAKGEQ, from the coding sequence ATGGCAACGCAGGTAGTTTTTAGAGGCGCTCGTGATGTGCAGCGGCGACGACCGAGGATGACAGCAATGACTCAATCGAATGTCGGTGTGATCGGCCTGGGCGCCATGGGTCTGGGCATTGCCCGCTCGCTGCTGCGCAATGGCTTCAAGGTGCATGCCTGTGACGTGCGCAGTGAAGTGGTTCAGGCTTTTGCCAACGAAGGTGGTGTCGCTGCCGCCTCGCCTGCTGCACTGGCTGGCGCCTGCGACATCATCATCACCGTGGTGGTCAACGCCGAGCAGACCGAAACCGTGCTGTTCGGTGACAACGGTGCCGTCGCTGCTCTGCGCCCCGGCAGTCTGGTGATCGGTTGCGCCACGGTCGCCCCGACCTTCGCCGTCGAGCTGGGCCAGCGCTTGGCCGATCAGGGCCTGCTGTACCTCGACGCGCCCATCTCCGGTGGCGCCGCCAAGGCCGCTGCCGGGCAAATGACCATGATGACCTCCGCCCCGGCCGACGCCTACGCCAAGGCCGAAGCCGTGCTGGCCGGCATGGCTGGCAAGGTTTACCGCCTCGGTGACGTCCATGGCCTGGGCTCGAAGGTCAAGATCATCAACCAGTTGCTGGCCGGTGTGCATATCGCCGCCAGCGCCGAAGCCATGGCCCTGGGCCTGCGCGAAGGCGTGGATGCCGATGCCCTGTACGAAGTGATCACCAACAGCGCCGGTAACTCGTGGATGTTCGAAAACCGCGTGCCGCACATCCTCAACGCTGACTACACGCCGCTGTCGGCGGTGGACATTTTCGTCAAGGACCTGGGCCTGGTGCTGGATACCGCCCGCACCAGCAAGTTCCCGCTGCCGCTGTCGGCCACCGCGCACCAGATGTTCATGCAGGCCTCCAGTGCCGGCTTTGGCCGTGAAGACGACTCGGCAGTGATCAAAATTTTCCCTGGCATCGAACTGCCAAAAGCCAAAGGGGAGCAATGA
- a CDS encoding DeoR/GlpR family DNA-binding transcription regulator → MSTPEKPAMTGGAPMIPDQRREQMLRQLRKHQVLSVHQLMDMFDCSHMTIRRDIALLEQEGRAYSVTGGVRIASQLHSEPSHQSKAVVELPNKQAMARLAAALLHPDMTVYLDAGTTTLEIVPHIAALSGMTVVTNDFGIVNALADANHVDVIHTGGLLDHPNRSSVGGLAAATLRQLATDIAFMSTSSWDLQRGSTTPSALKVEVKQAAMQSASRSVLIASSSKYGTFGMYKVAALEQFDSVITDDALTPAAAESIRNQRIELLLASTPA, encoded by the coding sequence ATGTCCACCCCAGAGAAACCCGCCATGACCGGCGGCGCACCGATGATTCCCGATCAACGCCGCGAGCAGATGCTGCGTCAGTTGCGCAAGCATCAGGTGCTGAGCGTGCACCAACTGATGGACATGTTCGATTGCTCGCACATGACCATCCGCCGTGACATCGCCCTGCTGGAGCAGGAAGGCCGCGCCTACTCGGTCACCGGTGGCGTGCGGATCGCCAGCCAGTTGCACAGCGAGCCCAGCCACCAGTCCAAGGCCGTGGTGGAACTGCCGAACAAGCAAGCGATGGCACGCCTGGCCGCCGCGCTGCTGCACCCGGACATGACGGTTTATCTGGATGCCGGCACCACGACGCTGGAAATCGTCCCGCACATTGCCGCGCTGTCGGGGATGACGGTGGTCACCAACGACTTCGGCATCGTCAATGCGCTGGCCGATGCCAACCATGTGGATGTGATTCACACCGGTGGCCTGCTCGACCACCCCAACCGCTCCAGCGTCGGCGGCCTGGCCGCCGCGACCCTGCGCCAGCTGGCGACCGACATCGCGTTCATGTCCACCAGTTCCTGGGATTTGCAGCGTGGCAGTACCACGCCTTCGGCGCTCAAGGTCGAGGTCAAACAGGCCGCCATGCAGTCGGCCTCGCGCAGTGTGCTGATCGCCAGCAGCTCCAAGTACGGCACCTTCGGCATGTACAAAGTCGCGGCGCTGGAACAGTTCGACAGCGTGATAACAGACGACGCCCTGACCCCGGCTGCCGCTGAAAGCATCCGCAACCAGCGCATCGAACTGCTGCTGGCCTCTACCCCGGCGTAA
- a CDS encoding cation:proton antiporter: protein MLELAAAFICLTTLLTYVNYRFIGLPPTIGVMVTALIFSLLLQGLSLLGFPGLEERVEQLIGQIDFGDLLMNWMLSFLLFAGALHVNLADLKSYRWPIGLLATFGVLIATFVIGSLAWWIFAMFGWHVSFLYCLLFGALISPTDPIAVLGVLRTANASKPLKTTIVGESLFNDGTAVVVFTVLLGIAQLGETPSVTETAILFAHEAIGGVLYGGLIGYAVYLMIKSIEQYQIEVMLTLALVIGGSALASELHVSAPIAMVVAGLIIGNLGRNLAMNDMTRRYMDGFWELLDDMLNALLFALIGMELLLLPFSWLHLAAAGLLAVAIVLSRFITVAPAILLLRRWRKVPQGTIRILTWGGLRGGVSVALALALPLGPERDIVLSITYIVVLLSILLQGLTIGRLVRSVTGQPQVADSNAAAPHPGH from the coding sequence ATGCTTGAACTTGCTGCTGCGTTTATCTGCCTGACCACCCTGCTCACTTACGTGAATTACCGCTTCATCGGCCTGCCACCCACCATTGGTGTGATGGTCACGGCACTGATCTTTTCCCTGCTGCTACAAGGCCTGAGCCTGTTGGGCTTTCCCGGCCTTGAAGAGCGCGTGGAACAGTTGATCGGCCAGATCGACTTTGGCGATCTACTGATGAACTGGATGCTGTCGTTTCTGCTGTTCGCCGGCGCTTTGCACGTCAACCTCGCAGACCTGAAGAGTTATCGCTGGCCCATCGGCCTGCTGGCGACCTTCGGCGTGCTGATCGCCACCTTTGTGATTGGCAGCCTGGCGTGGTGGATTTTCGCGATGTTCGGCTGGCACGTCAGCTTCCTGTATTGCCTGTTGTTCGGCGCGCTGATCTCGCCCACCGACCCGATCGCGGTGCTCGGCGTGCTACGGACCGCCAATGCCTCCAAACCCCTGAAAACCACCATCGTCGGTGAAAGCCTGTTCAACGACGGCACCGCTGTGGTGGTGTTCACCGTGCTGTTGGGCATCGCGCAACTGGGCGAGACCCCGAGCGTGACCGAGACCGCCATCCTGTTTGCCCACGAGGCCATCGGTGGGGTGCTGTACGGCGGCTTGATTGGCTATGCGGTGTATCTGATGATCAAGAGCATCGAGCAGTACCAGATCGAGGTGATGCTGACCCTGGCACTGGTCATCGGCGGTTCGGCATTGGCTTCAGAGCTGCACGTATCGGCGCCGATTGCCATGGTGGTGGCCGGCCTGATCATCGGCAATCTGGGCCGTAATCTGGCGATGAACGACATGACCCGCCGCTATATGGACGGTTTCTGGGAGTTGCTCGACGACATGCTCAATGCCCTGCTGTTCGCGCTGATCGGCATGGAGCTGTTGCTGTTACCGTTCTCCTGGCTGCACCTGGCGGCCGCCGGCCTGTTGGCCGTGGCCATTGTGCTGTCGCGCTTCATCACCGTGGCACCGGCGATTTTGCTGCTGCGCCGCTGGCGCAAGGTGCCGCAAGGCACGATCCGCATCCTGACCTGGGGCGGGCTGCGTGGCGGTGTGTCGGTGGCCTTGGCACTGGCGCTACCGCTCGGGCCGGAACGCGACATCGTGCTGAGCATCACCTACATCGTGGTGCTGCTGTCGATCCTGTTGCAGGGCCTGACCATTGGCAGGCTGGTGCGCTCGGTGACCGGCCAGCCGCAGGTAGCTGACTCAAACGCCGCAGCGCCGCACCCCGGCCATTGA